In Phreatobacter aquaticus, a single genomic region encodes these proteins:
- a CDS encoding SDR family NAD(P)-dependent oxidoreductase — protein sequence MDFNMKGRVVLITGPAKGMGAAVTRLFAAEGCRLALLGRDTGAIEPVAAEARAKGAEAIIVGCDITKGADCDKAVEAAKTAFGGRIDILVNVAGGSGPIGKTGWETTEEEFDEIVDLNMRGCFNTMRAVTPTMIEQRYGKIVNVGGTFGMRGRAGRMAYSASKWGLRGITKSFALEVGPLGINVNCVAPGMIEGERFRTKVIPDMAKRLGITEEEAVKHHAADYAMRRISTDVDVANACLFLASDAARQITGVDLPVDGGWAML from the coding sequence ATGGATTTCAACATGAAGGGCCGGGTGGTTCTCATCACGGGACCGGCCAAGGGCATGGGTGCGGCCGTGACGCGCCTGTTTGCAGCGGAGGGCTGCCGTCTGGCGCTGCTTGGCCGCGACACTGGAGCCATCGAGCCGGTGGCTGCCGAGGCGCGCGCCAAGGGCGCGGAAGCGATCATCGTCGGCTGCGATATCACCAAGGGCGCCGATTGCGACAAGGCTGTCGAGGCGGCGAAGACGGCCTTTGGCGGCCGGATCGATATTCTGGTCAATGTCGCCGGCGGCTCCGGTCCGATCGGCAAGACCGGCTGGGAAACGACGGAGGAGGAGTTCGACGAGATCGTCGACCTCAACATGCGCGGCTGCTTCAACACGATGCGGGCGGTGACGCCGACCATGATCGAGCAGCGCTACGGCAAGATCGTCAATGTCGGCGGAACGTTCGGCATGCGTGGTCGGGCCGGACGCATGGCCTATTCCGCATCGAAATGGGGCCTGCGCGGCATCACCAAGAGCTTCGCGCTCGAGGTCGGGCCGCTCGGCATCAACGTCAATTGCGTGGCACCCGGCATGATCGAGGGCGAGCGCTTCCGGACCAAGGTGATCCCGGACATGGCCAAGCGCCTGGGCATCACGGAGGAGGAAGCGGTCAAGCATCACGCCGCCGATTACGCGATGCGGCGCATCTCGACCGATGTCGATGTCGCCAATGCCTGCCTGTTCCTCGCCTCCGATGCGGCACGCCAGATCACCGGTGTCGACCTCCCGGTCGATGGCGGCTGGGCCATGCTGTGA
- a CDS encoding ABC transporter substrate-binding protein, whose translation MGPIYSRRTFGALACGSLAAAALGAPAIAQTLTKLKMVLNWRYQGPQSWFFIAQDKGYLREAGVELEIDQGNGSGAAVGAVASGSYDMGFGDINALMVLAGKKPAPDPSTPIGIYMMFNRPPFTIAVKADGPIKTPKDLEGKTLGGPANDGALQLFPAFAKLAGVDASKVTITNMAPNLREQMLQRGQVDGAFGFVNTIRFSAKLAGIDPDKQFRFINYGDHGMDLYSNCLIVSRKLVAEKPDALKGIVRAFNRGLVDTLKDYDAAVDSVAKREPLINKAVEKERLIATLQDEMGHPEIATLGLGAPDTARLAKSIAIVKEANALPRLPGTDEIFNDAFLPPMAERIRKLG comes from the coding sequence ATGGGTCCGATCTACTCTCGCCGCACGTTCGGTGCCCTTGCCTGCGGGTCTCTGGCCGCTGCCGCCCTGGGGGCTCCCGCCATTGCGCAGACCCTGACGAAGCTCAAGATGGTGCTGAACTGGCGCTACCAAGGGCCGCAGAGCTGGTTCTTCATCGCGCAGGACAAAGGCTATCTGCGCGAGGCCGGCGTCGAACTGGAAATCGACCAGGGCAATGGCTCGGGCGCCGCGGTCGGTGCGGTCGCGTCCGGTTCGTATGACATGGGGTTCGGCGACATTAATGCGTTGATGGTCCTGGCCGGCAAGAAGCCGGCGCCGGACCCGTCGACGCCGATCGGCATCTACATGATGTTCAATCGTCCGCCCTTCACCATCGCGGTGAAGGCCGATGGCCCGATCAAGACGCCGAAGGACCTCGAGGGCAAGACCCTTGGAGGTCCTGCGAACGATGGCGCGCTGCAGCTCTTTCCGGCCTTCGCCAAGCTCGCCGGCGTCGACGCATCCAAGGTGACCATCACCAACATGGCGCCCAACCTGCGCGAGCAGATGCTCCAGCGCGGCCAGGTCGATGGCGCCTTCGGCTTCGTCAACACGATCCGCTTTTCGGCGAAGCTCGCCGGCATCGATCCCGACAAGCAGTTCCGCTTCATCAATTACGGCGACCACGGCATGGACCTCTATTCCAACTGCCTGATCGTCTCGCGCAAGCTGGTCGCCGAGAAGCCGGATGCGCTGAAGGGCATTGTGCGGGCCTTCAATCGCGGTCTTGTCGACACGCTGAAGGACTATGACGCCGCGGTGGACTCGGTGGCCAAGCGCGAGCCGCTGATCAACAAGGCGGTGGAGAAGGAACGCCTGATCGCAACCCTTCAGGACGAGATGGGCCACCCGGAGATCGCGACCCTTGGTCTCGGCGCGCCCGATACCGCGCGACTCGCCAAATCGATCGCGATCGTCAAGGAGGCGAACGCCCTGCCGCGCCTGCCTGGCACCGACGAGATCTTCAACGACGCGTTCCTGCCGCCCATGGCCGAACGCATCCGGAAGCTCGGCTGA
- a CDS encoding DUF1624 domain-containing protein encodes MTEDQTMIPSSTLSPPSRRLDMIDALRGVALLGMFAYHLSWDLAYLGFVRQSLPFEPAMAWFAHAVAGSFLALAGAGLVLADDRGRDRAAYLRRLALVAGAATLVTIVSYFAMPQAMVTFGILHLIALMSVLGLPFLRMPRVVAALAAIVVAALPLAFRSPAFDHPTLAWLGLSTTSPNSIDFVPLFPWAAAVLAGIVAMRAILESLPDGAWAHWRAEGRFTRLLVWGGRRSLWIYLVHQPVFLALLFGLANVTGVRPATVDRGELFMNDCRSNCAASGGSADICQRACSCTADNARAAGLWDRLITNRLTPEQTTQIGEMARACVPQRRRG; translated from the coding sequence ATGACCGAAGATCAGACGATGATTCCGTCCAGCACGCTCTCCCCGCCCTCACGCCGTCTGGACATGATCGACGCGCTGCGGGGCGTCGCCCTGCTCGGCATGTTCGCCTATCACCTGAGCTGGGACCTCGCCTATCTCGGATTCGTCCGCCAAAGCCTGCCATTCGAGCCTGCCATGGCCTGGTTTGCCCATGCGGTCGCCGGCAGTTTCCTGGCGCTGGCCGGCGCTGGCCTTGTGCTTGCGGATGACCGTGGCCGTGACCGCGCGGCCTATCTCAGGCGTCTGGCGCTGGTGGCCGGCGCCGCCACGCTCGTCACCATCGTGAGCTACTTCGCCATGCCGCAGGCCATGGTGACGTTCGGCATCCTGCACCTGATCGCCCTGATGAGCGTGTTGGGTCTGCCCTTTCTGCGCATGCCCCGGGTTGTCGCAGCCCTGGCCGCCATCGTGGTCGCCGCACTGCCGCTCGCATTCCGGTCACCGGCCTTCGATCACCCGACCCTTGCATGGCTCGGTCTCAGCACGACATCGCCGAACTCGATCGATTTCGTTCCGCTCTTTCCCTGGGCCGCGGCCGTGCTAGCGGGCATCGTGGCCATGCGCGCGATTCTCGAGAGCTTGCCCGATGGCGCATGGGCTCATTGGCGTGCCGAAGGGCGGTTCACGCGCCTGCTCGTCTGGGGCGGCCGCCGCAGCCTGTGGATCTATCTCGTCCACCAGCCGGTGTTCCTGGCGCTGCTCTTCGGCCTTGCCAATGTAACCGGTGTAAGGCCCGCAACCGTCGATCGCGGCGAGCTATTCATGAACGACTGCCGATCAAACTGCGCCGCATCTGGCGGTTCCGCCGACATCTGCCAGCGGGCCTGTTCCTGCACCGCCGACAATGCCCGCGCCGCAGGTCTCTGGGACCGGCTGATCACCAATCGCCTGACGCCGGAACAGACCACACAGATCGGCGAAATGGCGCGCGCCTGCGTACCGCAGCGCCGCCGCGGCTGA